One window of the Desulforhopalus sp. genome contains the following:
- the prs gene encoding ribose-phosphate diphosphokinase has protein sequence MHNKENVILVANEASTELGQKLAERLWMPFTEMIRKRFSDGEQYHAFPTSIAGKDLVILGVTHNDNSHQELLDLISGGIYYNAASISVIIPFLGYSTMERAKPRSHEIPKGITRTRQIFKARPNFTAFVDLHSEAVLHAHGGEVRTKHVWTDDLVVDKIKKSGLTDYVLVSPDYGFSKRVARLASLLNCPHTAADKDRYDTDKTIVGQVSSVVKGKTAIICDDMIRTGGSIIQTAKRCLDAGAKEVFAHATHLVLSGDALEKFRQSPITRILGSDTYPGRKSDDFLDVYSVAPLLADVIEQYLEI, from the coding sequence ATGCACAACAAGGAAAATGTCATTCTGGTAGCCAATGAGGCATCAACCGAACTCGGCCAAAAGTTGGCGGAGCGATTGTGGATGCCGTTTACCGAGATGATTCGCAAACGCTTCTCCGATGGCGAACAATACCACGCCTTTCCGACATCCATAGCCGGCAAGGACCTGGTCATTCTCGGGGTGACGCATAACGACAATTCCCATCAGGAGCTGCTTGATCTGATCTCGGGTGGGATCTACTATAATGCCGCATCCATCAGCGTCATTATCCCATTTCTTGGGTATTCCACCATGGAACGGGCAAAGCCACGCTCCCATGAAATTCCCAAGGGAATCACCCGGACCAGACAGATATTCAAGGCCAGGCCAAATTTCACGGCCTTTGTCGACCTGCATTCGGAGGCGGTACTTCATGCGCACGGCGGTGAAGTACGCACCAAGCATGTCTGGACCGATGACCTGGTGGTCGACAAAATCAAAAAGAGCGGCCTGACCGACTACGTTCTTGTCTCGCCTGATTACGGATTTTCCAAGCGAGTTGCCAGGCTGGCGAGTCTTTTGAACTGCCCGCATACCGCCGCCGACAAGGACCGCTATGATACCGATAAAACCATCGTTGGCCAGGTCTCAAGCGTCGTAAAAGGCAAGACGGCAATAATCTGCGATGACATGATCCGTACCGGTGGTTCGATCATTCAGACGGCAAAACGCTGCCTTGATGCCGGGGCGAAGGAGGTTTTCGCCCACGCCACGCATCTGGTTTTGTCCGGCGATGCCCTGGAAAAGTTTCGGCAGAGCCCGATCACCAGGATACTCGGCTCCGACACCTACCCGGGGCGGAAAAGCGATGATTTTCTTGATGTATATTCAGTGGC